The following proteins are co-located in the Anas platyrhynchos isolate ZD024472 breed Pekin duck chromosome 1, IASCAAS_PekinDuck_T2T, whole genome shotgun sequence genome:
- the BCL9 gene encoding B-cell CLL/lymphoma 9 protein isoform X2, whose protein sequence is MHSSNPKVRNSPSGNTQSPKSKQEVMVRPPTVMSPSGNPQLDSKFSNQGKQGGSTSQSQPSPCDPKSGGHPPKVLPGPGGSMGLKNGAGNGAKGKGKRERSISADSFEQREAGTPNDDPEIKDCNSADHVKSQDSQHTPHSMTPSNASAPRSSTPSHGLTATLEPASGQKTPSKVVYVFSTEMANKAAEAVLKGQVETIVSFHIQNISNSKAERNTVPLNPQISALRTEPKPLPQPQPPAAQDQNPPQNAKMQPTPPVSAPVSKPTGPPCPIDQDSPSVESKVMSVGSPANSTPLQTEGFGQSSTPNNRAVSPVSQGSNSSAADPKGPPQPVSGGDPSSLGENPDGLSQEQLEHRERSLQTLRDIQRMLFPDEKEFAGGQSGGPPPNSGVLDGPQKKPEGPIQAMMAQSQSLGKGSGSRTDGGAPFGPQGHRDMPFSPDEMGPPPMNSQSGPIGPDHLDHMTPEQVAWLKLQQEFYEEKRRKQEQVVVQQCSLQDMMVHQHGPRSVVRGPPPPYQMTPGEGWGPGGPEPFPEGMNMSHSLPPRGMAPHPNMPGSQMRLPGFAGMMNPDMEGPNVPNPASRPGLSGVSWPDDVPKIPDGRNFPPGQGVFSGPGRGERFPNPQGLPEEIYQQQLAEKQMGLPPGLNMEGIRPGMEINRMIPSQRHMEPGNNPIFPRMPVEGPMSPSRGDFPKGIPPQMGSSRELEFGMGPGGMKGDMGMNVSMGSNPPLVPQKLREAGVGPEEMMKLRPGVSEMLSSQQKMVPLPFGEHPQQEYGMGPRPFLPMSQGPGVGLRNLREQMGPDQRTNNRLSHMPPLPLNPTSNPNSLNTAPPAQRSLGRKPLDISAAGQVHSPGINPLKSPTMRQVQSPMMGSPSGNLKSPQTPSQLAGMLAGPTAAAAAASIKSPPVLGSAAASPVHLKSPSLPAPSPGWTSSPKPPLQSPGIPPNHKASLTMSSPAMLGNVESGGPPPSTVSQSAPATLPGNLPSSSPYTMPPEPTLSQNPLSIMMSRMSKFAMPSSTPLYHDAIKTVASSDDDSPPARSPNLPPMNSVPGMGINSQNPRISGPNPVGPMPTLSPMGMTQPLSHNNQMPSPNAMGPNIPPHGVPVGPGLMSHNPMMGHGSQESPMVPQGRLGFPQGFPPVQSPPQQVPFPHNGPSGGQGNFPAGMGFHGEGPLGRPTNLPQSSTDPALCKTGGPGGPDSFTVLGNNMPSVFTDPELQEVIRPGATGIPEFDLSRIIPSEKPSQTLQYFPRGEVPGRKQPQGPGPGFSHMQGMIGEQTPRMGLTLPGMGGPGPVGTPEIPLGTAPSMPGHNPMRPPAFLQQGMMGPHHRMMAPAQTAMPGQPALMSNPVAAVGMIPGKDRAPAGLYSHPGPVGSPGMMMSMQGMMGPQQNIMIPPQMRPRGMAADVGMGGFSQGPGNPGNMMF, encoded by the exons ATGCATTCCAGTAACCCCAAAGTGAGGAACTCCCCGTCAGGCAACACACAGAG CCCCAAATCAAAGCAGGAGGTGATGGTCCGTCCCCCTACAGTGATGTCCCCGTCTGGCAACCCCCAGCTGGATTCCAAATTTTCCAACCAGGGCAAACAAGGGGGCTCCACCAGCCAATCCCAGCCCTCTCCCTGTGACCCCAAAAGTGGAGGTCACCCCCCCAAAGTGCTCCCCGGCCCAGGTGGGAGCATGGGGCTAAAGAATGGGGCCGGAAATGGTGccaaggggaaggggaagagagagagaagcatttCGGCAGACTCCTTTGAACAGAGGGAAGCCGGGACTCCTAATGACGACCCTGAAATCAAAG ACTGCAATTCTGCCGATCACGTGAAGTCCCAGGATTCTCAGCACACCCCACACTCCATGACTCCTTCAAATGCTTCAGCCCCGAGGTCTTCCACACCTTCCCATGGCCTGACTGCTACTTTGGAGCCAGCAAGTGGCCAGAAGACTCCATCCAAAGTGGTTTACGTCTTTTCTACTGAGATGGCCAACAA GGCTGCAGAAGCCGTGCTGAAGGGACAGGTGGAAACCATCGTGTCCTTTCATATCCAGAACATCTCAAACAGCAAGGCGGAACGAAACACTGTACCCTTG AACCCCCAGATCTCTGCACTTCGGACTGAACCCAAGCCCCTGCCGCAGCctcagccccccgccgcccagGACCAGAACCCTCCCCAGAACGCCAAAATGCAGCCGACTCCACCCGTGTCAGCACCGGTGTCCAAACCCACTGGTCCCCCGTGTCCCATAGATCAGGACAGCCCCAGCGTGGAAAGCAAAGTGATGTCGGTGGGCAGCCCCGCCAACTCCACCCCACTGCAGACGGAAGGATTCGGGCAGAGTTCGACCCCCAACAACCGCGCAGTGAGCCCGGTGTCCCAAGGTAGCAATAGCTCTGCTGCAGACCCCAAAGGTCCTCCCCAGCCGGTGTCTGGTGGGGACCCGTCCAGTCTGGGCGAGAATCCGGACGGGCTGtcacaggagcagctggagcaccGGGAGCGCTCCTTGCAGACCCTGAGAGACATTCAGCGCATGCTCTTCCCCGACGAGAAGGAGTTTGCGGGAGGGCAGAGCGGGGGGCCGCCCCCCAACTCTGGGGTGCTGGATGGTCCCCAAAAGAAACCCGAAGGGCCGATACAGGCCATGATGGCTCAATCCCAAAGTTTAGGCAAAGGGTCAGGGTCTCGGACAGATGGAGGGGCTCCGTTTGGCCCTCAAGGACACAGGGACATGCCCTTTTCCCCAGACGAAATGGGGCCGCCACCAATGAACTCCCAGTCGGGACCCATCGGCCCCGACCACCTGGACCACATGACTCCCGAGCAGGTGGCCTGGCTCAAGCTGCAGCAGGAGTTTTacgaggagaagaggaggaagcaagAGCAGGTGGTCGTGCAGCAGTGTTCCCTGCAGGACATGATGGTCCACCAGCACGGGCCTCGCAGCGTCGTGCGAGGCCCTCCCCCCCCCTACCAGATGACCCCAGGGGAAGGCTGGGGGCCCGGGGGTCCCGAGCCCTTCCCCGAGGGCATGAACATGTCCCACTCGCTGCCCCCCAGGGGCATGGCCCCTCATCCCAACATGCCCGGGAGCCAGATGCGCCTGCCCGGTTTCGCGGGAATGATGAACCCTGACATGGAGGGCCCCAACGTCCCAAATCCCGCCTCCCGGCCGGGGCTTTCAGGGGTCAGTTGGCCAGACGACGTGCCAAAAATCCCAGACGGCCGCAACTTCCCTCCCGGCCAGGGCGTCTTCAGCGGCCCCGGCCGAGGGGAGCGGTTCCCCAACCCGCAGGGCCTGCCTGAAGAGATCtatcagcagcagctggctgagaagcagaTGGGCCTCCCCCCGGGCCTCAACATGGAGGGCATCCGGCCTGGCATGGAGATCAACAGGATGATTCCCTCCCAGAGACACATGGAGCCCGGGAATAACCCCATCTTCCCGCGCATGCCGGTGGAAGGGCCGATGAGCCCCTCCCGGGGGGACTTCCCCAAAGGAATCCCCCCCCAGATGGgctccagcagggagctggagtTCGGGATGGGCCCCGGCGGCATGAAGGGGGACATGGGCATGAACGTCAGCATGGGCTCCAACCCACCCCTGGTACCTCAGAAGCTGAGGGAGGCGGGAGTCGGGCCGGAAGAGATGATGAAGCTGCGGCCCGGCGTCTCGGAGATGCTCTCCTCCCAGCAGAAGATGGTGCCGTTGCCGTTCGGGGAGCACCCGCAGCAGGAGTATGGCATGGGTCCCAGGCCTTTCCTTCCCATGTCTCAGGGCCCAGGAGTTGGCCTCCGAAATCTCAGAGAACAGATGGGGCCTGACCAAAGGACTAACAACCGGCTCAGCCACATGCCGCCACTACCTCTCAACCCCACCAGTAACCCCAACAGCCTCAACACTGCTCCCCCCGCACAGCGCAGCCTGGGCCGCAAGCCCCTGGATATCTCCGCAGCCGGTCAGGTGCATTCTCCGGGGATCAACCCCCTGAAGTCTCCCACCATGCGCCAGGTGCAGTCTCCCATGATGGGGTCTCCCTCGGGGAACCTCAAGTCCCCCCAGACGCCCTCCCAGCTGGCAGGGATGCTCGCGGGCCCCACTGCCgcagctgccgctgcctccattaAGTCCCCCCCGGTCTTGgggtctgctgctgcttctcctgtcCACCTCAAGTCTCCGTCTCTCCCCGCACCTTCTCCGGGATGGACTTCGTCTCCAAAGCCTCCTTTGCAGAGCCCCGGGATTCCCCCGAACCACAAGGCGTCTCTCACCATGTCGTCTCCGGCCATGCTGGGGAACGTGGAGTCGG GTGGTCCACCTCCTTCCACAGTCAGCCAGTCTGCTCCTGCGACTCTCCCTGGAAATCTTCCCTCTAGCAGCCCTTACACAATGCCTCCGGAGCCAACCCTCTCCCAGAACCCTCTGTCCATCATGATGTCCAGGATGTCCAAATTTGCCATGCCCAGCTCGACACCGCTCTATCATGATGCCATCAAAACCGTGGCCAGCTCAGATGATGACTCCCCTCCGGCACGCTCCCCAAATTTGCCACCTATGAACAGTGTACCAG GAATGGGCATTAATTCTCAGAATCCTCGAATTTCAGGTCCAAACCCAGTGGGTCCAATGCCAACCCTTAGCCCAATGGGAATGACCCAGCCTCTTTCCCACAACAACCAGATGCCCTCTCCAAATGCTATGGGACCCAATATACCTCCTCACGGGGTCCCCGTGGGACCCGGCCTGATGTCACACAACCCGATGATGGGGCACGGTTCCCAAGAGTCTCCAATGGTACCTCAAGGACGCCTGGGCTTCCCGCAGGGGTTCCCTCCCGTACAGTCCCCTCCACAGCAGGTGCCATTTCCCCACAACGGGCCGAGCGGCGGGCAAGGCAACTTCCCGGCGGGAATGGGCTTCCACGGAGAAGGACCTCTGGGGCGTCCTACCAACCTGCCCCAAAGCTCGACAGATCCAGCACTTTGCAAGACTGGAGGCCCTGGCGGTCCGGACTCCTTCACTGTTCTTGGAAACAACATGCCTTCGGTTTTCACCGATCcggagctgcaggaggtgaTCCGTCCCGGAGCCACGGGAATACCCGAGTTCGACCTCTCCCGGATTATCCCGTCGGAGAAGCCGAGCCAGACACTACAGTATTTCCCTCGCGGGGAGGTGCCGGGCCGCAAGCAACCGCAGGGGCCCGGGCCCGGCTTCTCCCACATGCAGGGGATGATCGGAGAGCAGACCCCGCGGATGGGACTAACATTGCCTGGCATGGGGGGCCCCGGGCCGGTGGGGACTCCGGAGATCCCTCTCGGGACGGCCCCGTCCATGCCGGGCCACAACCCGATGAGACCGCCGgccttcctgcagcagggcatGATGGGGCCGCACCACCGCATGATGGCACCAGCACAGACGGCGATGCCCGGGCAGCCCGCGCTCATGAGCAACCCCGTGGCCGCCGTGGGCATGATCCCGGGCAAGGACCGAGCCCCCGCGGGGCTGTACAGCCACCCGGGCCCCGTCGGGTCGCCCGGCATGATGATGTCAATGCAGGGCATGATGGGACCCCAACAGAACATCATGATTCCCCCCCAGATGAGGCCCCGAGGCATGGCTGCTGACGTGGGCATGGGAGGATTTAGCCAAGGCCCTGGGAACCCAGGGAACATGATGTTTTAA
- the BCL9 gene encoding B-cell CLL/lymphoma 9 protein isoform X3: MLRRTGCLISPKSKQEVMVRPPTVMSPSGNPQLDSKFSNQGKQGGSTSQSQPSPCDPKSGGHPPKVLPGPGGSMGLKNGAGNGAKGKGKRERSISADSFEQREAGTPNDDPEIKDCNSADHVKSQDSQHTPHSMTPSNASAPRSSTPSHGLTATLEPASGQKTPSKVVYVFSTEMANKAAEAVLKGQVETIVSFHIQNISNSKAERNTVPLNPQISALRTEPKPLPQPQPPAAQDQNPPQNAKMQPTPPVSAPVSKPTGPPCPIDQDSPSVESKVMSVGSPANSTPLQTEGFGQSSTPNNRAVSPVSQGSNSSAADPKGPPQPVSGGDPSSLGENPDGLSQEQLEHRERSLQTLRDIQRMLFPDEKEFAGGQSGGPPPNSGVLDGPQKKPEGPIQAMMAQSQSLGKGSGSRTDGGAPFGPQGHRDMPFSPDEMGPPPMNSQSGPIGPDHLDHMTPEQVAWLKLQQEFYEEKRRKQEQVVVQQCSLQDMMVHQHGPRSVVRGPPPPYQMTPGEGWGPGGPEPFPEGMNMSHSLPPRGMAPHPNMPGSQMRLPGFAGMMNPDMEGPNVPNPASRPGLSGVSWPDDVPKIPDGRNFPPGQGVFSGPGRGERFPNPQGLPEEIYQQQLAEKQMGLPPGLNMEGIRPGMEINRMIPSQRHMEPGNNPIFPRMPVEGPMSPSRGDFPKGIPPQMGSSRELEFGMGPGGMKGDMGMNVSMGSNPPLVPQKLREAGVGPEEMMKLRPGVSEMLSSQQKMVPLPFGEHPQQEYGMGPRPFLPMSQGPGVGLRNLREQMGPDQRTNNRLSHMPPLPLNPTSNPNSLNTAPPAQRSLGRKPLDISAAGQVHSPGINPLKSPTMRQVQSPMMGSPSGNLKSPQTPSQLAGMLAGPTAAAAAASIKSPPVLGSAAASPVHLKSPSLPAPSPGWTSSPKPPLQSPGIPPNHKASLTMSSPAMLGNVESGGPPPSTVSQSAPATLPGNLPSSSPYTMPPEPTLSQNPLSIMMSRMSKFAMPSSTPLYHDAIKTVASSDDDSPPARSPNLPPMNSVPGMGINSQNPRISGPNPVGPMPTLSPMGMTQPLSHNNQMPSPNAMGPNIPPHGVPVGPGLMSHNPMMGHGSQESPMVPQGRLGFPQGFPPVQSPPQQVPFPHNGPSGGQGNFPAGMGFHGEGPLGRPTNLPQSSTDPALCKTGGPGGPDSFTVLGNNMPSVFTDPELQEVIRPGATGIPEFDLSRIIPSEKPSQTLQYFPRGEVPGRKQPQGPGPGFSHMQGMIGEQTPRMGLTLPGMGGPGPVGTPEIPLGTAPSMPGHNPMRPPAFLQQGMMGPHHRMMAPAQTAMPGQPALMSNPVAAVGMIPGKDRAPAGLYSHPGPVGSPGMMMSMQGMMGPQQNIMIPPQMRPRGMAADVGMGGFSQGPGNPGNMMF; encoded by the exons ATGCTGAGGAGGACAGGATGCCTGAT TAGCCCCAAATCAAAGCAGGAGGTGATGGTCCGTCCCCCTACAGTGATGTCCCCGTCTGGCAACCCCCAGCTGGATTCCAAATTTTCCAACCAGGGCAAACAAGGGGGCTCCACCAGCCAATCCCAGCCCTCTCCCTGTGACCCCAAAAGTGGAGGTCACCCCCCCAAAGTGCTCCCCGGCCCAGGTGGGAGCATGGGGCTAAAGAATGGGGCCGGAAATGGTGccaaggggaaggggaagagagagagaagcatttCGGCAGACTCCTTTGAACAGAGGGAAGCCGGGACTCCTAATGACGACCCTGAAATCAAAG ACTGCAATTCTGCCGATCACGTGAAGTCCCAGGATTCTCAGCACACCCCACACTCCATGACTCCTTCAAATGCTTCAGCCCCGAGGTCTTCCACACCTTCCCATGGCCTGACTGCTACTTTGGAGCCAGCAAGTGGCCAGAAGACTCCATCCAAAGTGGTTTACGTCTTTTCTACTGAGATGGCCAACAA GGCTGCAGAAGCCGTGCTGAAGGGACAGGTGGAAACCATCGTGTCCTTTCATATCCAGAACATCTCAAACAGCAAGGCGGAACGAAACACTGTACCCTTG AACCCCCAGATCTCTGCACTTCGGACTGAACCCAAGCCCCTGCCGCAGCctcagccccccgccgcccagGACCAGAACCCTCCCCAGAACGCCAAAATGCAGCCGACTCCACCCGTGTCAGCACCGGTGTCCAAACCCACTGGTCCCCCGTGTCCCATAGATCAGGACAGCCCCAGCGTGGAAAGCAAAGTGATGTCGGTGGGCAGCCCCGCCAACTCCACCCCACTGCAGACGGAAGGATTCGGGCAGAGTTCGACCCCCAACAACCGCGCAGTGAGCCCGGTGTCCCAAGGTAGCAATAGCTCTGCTGCAGACCCCAAAGGTCCTCCCCAGCCGGTGTCTGGTGGGGACCCGTCCAGTCTGGGCGAGAATCCGGACGGGCTGtcacaggagcagctggagcaccGGGAGCGCTCCTTGCAGACCCTGAGAGACATTCAGCGCATGCTCTTCCCCGACGAGAAGGAGTTTGCGGGAGGGCAGAGCGGGGGGCCGCCCCCCAACTCTGGGGTGCTGGATGGTCCCCAAAAGAAACCCGAAGGGCCGATACAGGCCATGATGGCTCAATCCCAAAGTTTAGGCAAAGGGTCAGGGTCTCGGACAGATGGAGGGGCTCCGTTTGGCCCTCAAGGACACAGGGACATGCCCTTTTCCCCAGACGAAATGGGGCCGCCACCAATGAACTCCCAGTCGGGACCCATCGGCCCCGACCACCTGGACCACATGACTCCCGAGCAGGTGGCCTGGCTCAAGCTGCAGCAGGAGTTTTacgaggagaagaggaggaagcaagAGCAGGTGGTCGTGCAGCAGTGTTCCCTGCAGGACATGATGGTCCACCAGCACGGGCCTCGCAGCGTCGTGCGAGGCCCTCCCCCCCCCTACCAGATGACCCCAGGGGAAGGCTGGGGGCCCGGGGGTCCCGAGCCCTTCCCCGAGGGCATGAACATGTCCCACTCGCTGCCCCCCAGGGGCATGGCCCCTCATCCCAACATGCCCGGGAGCCAGATGCGCCTGCCCGGTTTCGCGGGAATGATGAACCCTGACATGGAGGGCCCCAACGTCCCAAATCCCGCCTCCCGGCCGGGGCTTTCAGGGGTCAGTTGGCCAGACGACGTGCCAAAAATCCCAGACGGCCGCAACTTCCCTCCCGGCCAGGGCGTCTTCAGCGGCCCCGGCCGAGGGGAGCGGTTCCCCAACCCGCAGGGCCTGCCTGAAGAGATCtatcagcagcagctggctgagaagcagaTGGGCCTCCCCCCGGGCCTCAACATGGAGGGCATCCGGCCTGGCATGGAGATCAACAGGATGATTCCCTCCCAGAGACACATGGAGCCCGGGAATAACCCCATCTTCCCGCGCATGCCGGTGGAAGGGCCGATGAGCCCCTCCCGGGGGGACTTCCCCAAAGGAATCCCCCCCCAGATGGgctccagcagggagctggagtTCGGGATGGGCCCCGGCGGCATGAAGGGGGACATGGGCATGAACGTCAGCATGGGCTCCAACCCACCCCTGGTACCTCAGAAGCTGAGGGAGGCGGGAGTCGGGCCGGAAGAGATGATGAAGCTGCGGCCCGGCGTCTCGGAGATGCTCTCCTCCCAGCAGAAGATGGTGCCGTTGCCGTTCGGGGAGCACCCGCAGCAGGAGTATGGCATGGGTCCCAGGCCTTTCCTTCCCATGTCTCAGGGCCCAGGAGTTGGCCTCCGAAATCTCAGAGAACAGATGGGGCCTGACCAAAGGACTAACAACCGGCTCAGCCACATGCCGCCACTACCTCTCAACCCCACCAGTAACCCCAACAGCCTCAACACTGCTCCCCCCGCACAGCGCAGCCTGGGCCGCAAGCCCCTGGATATCTCCGCAGCCGGTCAGGTGCATTCTCCGGGGATCAACCCCCTGAAGTCTCCCACCATGCGCCAGGTGCAGTCTCCCATGATGGGGTCTCCCTCGGGGAACCTCAAGTCCCCCCAGACGCCCTCCCAGCTGGCAGGGATGCTCGCGGGCCCCACTGCCgcagctgccgctgcctccattaAGTCCCCCCCGGTCTTGgggtctgctgctgcttctcctgtcCACCTCAAGTCTCCGTCTCTCCCCGCACCTTCTCCGGGATGGACTTCGTCTCCAAAGCCTCCTTTGCAGAGCCCCGGGATTCCCCCGAACCACAAGGCGTCTCTCACCATGTCGTCTCCGGCCATGCTGGGGAACGTGGAGTCGG GTGGTCCACCTCCTTCCACAGTCAGCCAGTCTGCTCCTGCGACTCTCCCTGGAAATCTTCCCTCTAGCAGCCCTTACACAATGCCTCCGGAGCCAACCCTCTCCCAGAACCCTCTGTCCATCATGATGTCCAGGATGTCCAAATTTGCCATGCCCAGCTCGACACCGCTCTATCATGATGCCATCAAAACCGTGGCCAGCTCAGATGATGACTCCCCTCCGGCACGCTCCCCAAATTTGCCACCTATGAACAGTGTACCAG GAATGGGCATTAATTCTCAGAATCCTCGAATTTCAGGTCCAAACCCAGTGGGTCCAATGCCAACCCTTAGCCCAATGGGAATGACCCAGCCTCTTTCCCACAACAACCAGATGCCCTCTCCAAATGCTATGGGACCCAATATACCTCCTCACGGGGTCCCCGTGGGACCCGGCCTGATGTCACACAACCCGATGATGGGGCACGGTTCCCAAGAGTCTCCAATGGTACCTCAAGGACGCCTGGGCTTCCCGCAGGGGTTCCCTCCCGTACAGTCCCCTCCACAGCAGGTGCCATTTCCCCACAACGGGCCGAGCGGCGGGCAAGGCAACTTCCCGGCGGGAATGGGCTTCCACGGAGAAGGACCTCTGGGGCGTCCTACCAACCTGCCCCAAAGCTCGACAGATCCAGCACTTTGCAAGACTGGAGGCCCTGGCGGTCCGGACTCCTTCACTGTTCTTGGAAACAACATGCCTTCGGTTTTCACCGATCcggagctgcaggaggtgaTCCGTCCCGGAGCCACGGGAATACCCGAGTTCGACCTCTCCCGGATTATCCCGTCGGAGAAGCCGAGCCAGACACTACAGTATTTCCCTCGCGGGGAGGTGCCGGGCCGCAAGCAACCGCAGGGGCCCGGGCCCGGCTTCTCCCACATGCAGGGGATGATCGGAGAGCAGACCCCGCGGATGGGACTAACATTGCCTGGCATGGGGGGCCCCGGGCCGGTGGGGACTCCGGAGATCCCTCTCGGGACGGCCCCGTCCATGCCGGGCCACAACCCGATGAGACCGCCGgccttcctgcagcagggcatGATGGGGCCGCACCACCGCATGATGGCACCAGCACAGACGGCGATGCCCGGGCAGCCCGCGCTCATGAGCAACCCCGTGGCCGCCGTGGGCATGATCCCGGGCAAGGACCGAGCCCCCGCGGGGCTGTACAGCCACCCGGGCCCCGTCGGGTCGCCCGGCATGATGATGTCAATGCAGGGCATGATGGGACCCCAACAGAACATCATGATTCCCCCCCAGATGAGGCCCCGAGGCATGGCTGCTGACGTGGGCATGGGAGGATTTAGCCAAGGCCCTGGGAACCCAGGGAACATGATGTTTTAA